The Streptomyces sp. SS1-1 genome has a segment encoding these proteins:
- the hisS gene encoding histidine--tRNA ligase produces MSTFKAPKGTYDLLPPDSAKFLAVREAIATPLRNSGYGYIETPGFESVELFARGVGESTDIVTKEMYAFETKGGDRLALRPEGTASVLRAALEANLHKAGNLPVKLWYSGSYYRYERPQKGRYRHFSQVGAEAIGAEDPALDAELIILADQAYRSLGLRNFRILLNSLGDKECRPVYRAALQDFLRGLDLDEDTLARAEINPLRVLDDKRESVQKQLGDAPLLRDYLCDACKAYHEEVRELITAAGVVFEDDPKLVRGLDYYTRTTFEFVHDGLGSQSAVGGGGRYDGLSEMIGGPALPSVGWALGVDRTVLALEAEGVELELPSTTSVFAVPLGEEARRVLFTKVTELRKLGIAADFSYGGKGLKGAMKNANRSGARYTIVAGERDLAEGVVQLKDMESGEQIAVGVNEIVAELESRLG; encoded by the coding sequence GTGAGCACCTTCAAGGCCCCCAAGGGCACGTACGACCTGCTGCCGCCCGACTCCGCGAAGTTCCTCGCCGTGCGCGAGGCGATCGCCACGCCCCTGCGCAACTCCGGCTACGGCTACATCGAGACGCCCGGCTTCGAGAGCGTCGAGCTGTTCGCGCGCGGTGTCGGCGAGTCCACCGACATCGTGACCAAGGAGATGTACGCCTTCGAGACCAAGGGCGGCGACCGGCTCGCCCTGCGCCCCGAGGGCACGGCCTCCGTGCTGCGCGCCGCCCTGGAGGCCAACCTGCACAAGGCGGGCAACCTCCCGGTCAAGCTCTGGTACTCCGGCTCCTACTACCGCTACGAGCGCCCCCAGAAGGGCCGCTACCGCCACTTCTCCCAGGTGGGCGCCGAGGCGATCGGCGCCGAGGACCCCGCGCTGGACGCCGAGCTGATCATCCTGGCCGACCAGGCGTACCGGTCCCTGGGCCTGCGGAACTTCCGCATCCTGCTGAACTCCCTGGGCGACAAGGAGTGCCGCCCGGTGTACCGCGCCGCGCTCCAGGACTTCCTGCGCGGCCTGGACCTCGACGAGGACACCCTCGCGCGCGCCGAGATCAACCCGCTGCGCGTGCTCGACGACAAGCGCGAGTCGGTCCAGAAGCAGCTCGGCGACGCCCCGCTGCTGCGCGACTACCTGTGCGACGCCTGCAAGGCGTACCACGAGGAGGTCCGCGAGCTGATCACGGCCGCGGGCGTCGTCTTCGAGGACGACCCCAAGCTGGTGCGCGGCCTGGACTACTACACCCGCACCACCTTCGAGTTCGTGCACGACGGTCTGGGCTCCCAGTCCGCGGTGGGCGGCGGCGGCCGCTACGACGGCCTGTCCGAGATGATCGGCGGCCCCGCGCTGCCGTCCGTCGGCTGGGCCCTCGGCGTCGACCGCACGGTCCTCGCCCTGGAGGCGGAGGGTGTCGAGCTCGAACTGCCCTCCACGACCAGCGTGTTCGCGGTGCCGCTCGGCGAGGAGGCCCGCCGGGTGCTGTTCACCAAGGTCACCGAGCTGCGCAAGCTCGGCATCGCGGCGGACTTCTCCTACGGCGGCAAGGGCCTCAAGGGCGCCATGAAGAACGCCAACCGCAGCGGCGCCCGCTACACGATCGTCGCCGGTGAGCGCGACCTCGCCGAGGGCGTCGTCCAGCTCAAGGACATGGAGTCCGGCGAGCAGATCGCCGTCGGCGTCAACGAGATCGTCGCCGAACTGGAATCCCGTCTGGGCTGA
- a CDS encoding MBL fold metallo-hydrolase, which translates to MLIAGFPAGAWGTNCYLVAPAPGEECVIIDPGHEAAPGVEEALKKHRLKPVAVVLTHGHLDHVASVVPVCGAHDVPAWIHPEDRYMMSDPEKALGRSIGAQLMGELTVGEPDDVKELTDGATLELAGMELTVAHAPGHTKGSVTFGLPEAADIPPILFSGDLLFAGSIGRTDLPGGDMAEILDSLARVCLPLDDSTVVLSGHGPQTTIGQERATNPYLRQVAAGPGADAERAPRRGM; encoded by the coding sequence GTGCTCATTGCCGGGTTCCCCGCCGGGGCCTGGGGGACGAACTGTTATCTCGTCGCCCCCGCCCCCGGTGAGGAGTGCGTGATCATCGACCCGGGCCACGAAGCGGCCCCCGGAGTCGAGGAAGCACTGAAGAAGCATCGGCTCAAGCCCGTCGCCGTCGTCCTCACCCACGGCCACCTCGACCATGTGGCCTCGGTCGTCCCGGTGTGCGGTGCGCACGACGTACCGGCCTGGATCCACCCCGAGGACCGGTACATGATGAGCGACCCCGAGAAGGCGCTCGGCCGGTCCATCGGCGCGCAGCTGATGGGCGAGCTGACCGTCGGGGAACCGGACGACGTCAAGGAGCTGACCGACGGTGCCACGCTGGAGCTGGCGGGGATGGAGCTCACCGTCGCCCACGCGCCGGGCCATACCAAGGGGTCGGTGACCTTCGGCCTGCCCGAGGCGGCGGACATCCCGCCGATCCTCTTCTCGGGCGACCTGCTGTTCGCCGGCTCCATCGGACGCACCGACCTGCCCGGCGGTGACATGGCCGAGATCCTCGACTCGCTGGCCCGCGTGTGCCTGCCGCTCGACGACTCGACCGTGGTCCTGTCCGGCCACGGCCCCCAGACGACCATCGGCCAGGAGCGCGCCACCAACCCGTATCTGCGGCAGGTGGCCGCCGGCCCGGGAGCGGACGCCGAGCGCGCTCCCCGACGAGGAATGTGA
- a CDS encoding peptidylprolyl isomerase produces the protein MVSQEQRRRQLAREKFLRQQQRRTDARRKARMRNSVIASVLAVVVIGSVALYTTGVLKGDDDTKQNAGAEVTPTESAPSKAPDPCEKPAGGKVKTATWKKEPELTVDKSAKYTMKLATTCGDIDIDLKASAAPHTVNSFDFLAGKGYFDHSKCHRLTTNGIYVLQCGDPTGTGTGGPGYTIPDENLKDKSLKDNVYPAGTVAMANTGQKHTGGSQFFLVYQDSQLPPSYTPFGTVSESGMKVLEKIAKAGESTGAGDGAPNATVVIDKATVTKS, from the coding sequence GTGGTCAGCCAGGAACAGCGGCGGCGTCAGCTCGCCCGGGAGAAGTTCTTGCGGCAGCAGCAGCGGCGCACGGACGCCCGTCGCAAGGCGCGCATGCGCAACTCGGTGATCGCGTCGGTGCTCGCGGTGGTCGTCATCGGCAGCGTCGCGCTGTACACGACGGGTGTCCTCAAGGGCGACGACGACACCAAGCAGAACGCGGGCGCGGAGGTCACCCCGACCGAGAGCGCGCCGAGCAAGGCGCCGGACCCGTGCGAGAAGCCCGCCGGGGGCAAGGTGAAGACGGCGACCTGGAAGAAGGAGCCGGAGCTCACCGTCGACAAGTCGGCGAAGTACACGATGAAGCTGGCGACGACGTGCGGTGACATAGACATCGATCTGAAGGCGTCGGCCGCGCCGCACACCGTCAACTCGTTCGACTTCCTCGCCGGCAAGGGCTACTTCGACCACTCCAAGTGCCACCGGCTCACCACCAACGGCATCTACGTGCTGCAGTGCGGCGACCCGACGGGCACCGGCACCGGCGGCCCCGGCTACACGATTCCGGACGAGAATCTGAAGGACAAGAGCCTCAAGGACAACGTGTATCCCGCGGGCACCGTGGCGATGGCCAACACCGGCCAGAAGCACACCGGCGGCAGCCAGTTCTTCCTCGTCTACCAGGACAGTCAGCTTCCGCCCAGCTACACACCGTTCGGTACCGTTTCCGAATCGGGCATGAAGGTGCTGGAGAAGATCGCGAAGGCCGGTGAGAGCACCGGGGCCGGGGACGGCGCACCGAACGCGACGGTCGTGATCGACAAGGCGACGGTCACGAAATCCTGA
- a CDS encoding DUF349 domain-containing protein — protein MSSDPWGRVDETGTVYVRTADGEQVVGSWQAGSPEEALAYFERKYEGLVVEIGLLEKRVKTTDLSAKDAQAAIDHIREQVDAHHAVGDLDALRVRLDKLVELVDKRREERKQQRAKQSDEARHRKEALVVEAEELAQSDQWRAAGERLRALVDTWKSLPRLDRKSDDELWHRFSHARSAFSKRRKAHFAQLDAQREEARRIKERLVAEAESLSGSTDWGPTAARYRDLMAEWKAAGRAQREHEDDLWNRFRGAQDVFFAARSSVFAERDAEQAENLKLKEELAEEAEKLLPIGDLKGTRAAFRSINERWEAIGHVPRDARPKVEGRMHAVERAIQEAEEAEWRRTNPEARVRAEGLTGQLQAAVDKLKGQIEQARAQGNNAKADKLERELEGRQALLDTALKGLQEFGG, from the coding sequence GTGAGCAGCGACCCGTGGGGCCGCGTCGACGAGACGGGGACCGTGTACGTGCGTACGGCCGACGGCGAGCAGGTCGTCGGTTCCTGGCAGGCAGGCTCTCCTGAAGAGGCGCTGGCCTATTTCGAGCGCAAGTACGAGGGCCTGGTTGTCGAGATCGGCCTCCTCGAGAAGCGAGTGAAGACCACCGACCTGTCGGCGAAGGACGCCCAGGCGGCGATCGACCACATCCGCGAGCAGGTCGACGCGCACCACGCGGTGGGCGACCTGGACGCCCTGCGGGTGCGGCTCGACAAGCTCGTGGAGCTGGTCGACAAGCGCCGCGAGGAGCGCAAGCAGCAGCGGGCGAAGCAGTCCGACGAGGCGCGCCACCGCAAGGAGGCGCTGGTCGTCGAGGCGGAGGAGCTGGCGCAGTCCGACCAGTGGCGGGCCGCCGGTGAGCGGCTGCGGGCCCTGGTCGACACATGGAAGAGCCTGCCGCGCCTGGACCGCAAGTCGGACGACGAGCTGTGGCACCGCTTCTCGCACGCCCGGTCGGCCTTCTCCAAGCGGCGCAAGGCGCACTTCGCGCAGCTGGACGCGCAGCGCGAGGAGGCCCGCCGGATCAAGGAGCGGCTGGTCGCCGAGGCGGAGTCGCTGTCCGGTTCGACGGACTGGGGTCCGACAGCCGCGCGCTACCGCGACCTGATGGCCGAGTGGAAGGCCGCCGGACGGGCCCAGCGGGAGCACGAGGACGACCTGTGGAACCGCTTCCGCGGCGCCCAGGACGTCTTCTTCGCCGCCCGCAGCTCGGTGTTCGCCGAGCGCGACGCCGAGCAGGCGGAGAACCTCAAGCTGAAGGAGGAGCTGGCCGAGGAGGCCGAGAAGCTGCTCCCCATCGGCGACCTGAAGGGCACGCGCGCCGCCTTCCGCTCGATCAACGAGCGCTGGGAGGCCATCGGCCATGTGCCGCGCGACGCCCGCCCGAAGGTCGAGGGCCGGATGCACGCCGTGGAGCGGGCCATCCAGGAGGCCGAGGAGGCCGAGTGGCGCCGGACCAACCCGGAGGCGCGCGTGCGCGCCGAGGGGCTGACCGGTCAGCTCCAGGCCGCCGTGGACAAGCTGAAGGGCCAGATCGAGCAGGCCCGCGCCCAGGGCAACAACGCGAAGGCCGACAAGCTGGAGCGTGAGCTGGAGGGCCGTCAGGCGCTGCTGGACACGGCCCTGAAGGGTCTGCAGGAGTTCGGCGGCTGA
- the relA gene encoding GTP pyrophosphokinase, giving the protein MPDEAQHLTAAKPESASAAAAKPAPSAPHAKNDSRGTVEHAQSAPVDKPAEQARPKPAPPERSTPPVRPNTGQPARSGSSNRVRARLARLGVQRSNPYNPVLEPLLRIVRGNDPKIETSTLRQIEKAYQVAERWHRGQKRKSGDPYITHPLAVTTILAELGMDPATLMAGLLHDTVEDTEYGLDQLRRDFGDSVALLVDGVTKLDKVKFGEAAQAETVRKMVVAMAKDPRVLVIKLADRLHNMRTMRYLKREKQEKKARETLEIYAPLAHRLGMNTIKWELEDLAFAILYPKMYDEIVRLVAERAPKRDEYLAIVTDEVQQDLRAARIKATVTGRPKHYYSVYQKMIVRGRDFAEIYDLVGIRVLVDTVRDCYAALGTVHARWNPVPGRFKDYIAMPKFNMYQSLHTTVIGPNGKPVELQIRTFDMHRRAEYGIAAHWKYKQEAVAGASKIRTDAPKTSGKGKDDHLNDMAWLRQLLDWQKETEDPGEFLESLRFDLSRNEVFVFTPKGDVIALPAGATPVDFAYAVHTEVGHRTIGARVNGRLVPLESTLDNGDLVEVFTSKAAGAGPSRDWLGFVKSPRARNKIRAWFSKERRDEAIEQGKDAIVRAMRKQNLPIQRILTGDSLVTLAHEMRYADISALYAAIGEGHVSAQNIVQKLVQALGGEEAATEEIDESVPPTRSRRKRRSSADPGVIVKGVEDVWVKLARCCTPVPGDPIIGFVTRGSGVSVHRSDCVNVDSLSREPERILDVEWAPTQSSVFLVAIQVEALDRSRLLSDVTRVLSDQHVNILSAAVQTSRDRVATSRFTFEMGDPKHLGHVLKAVRGVEGVYDVYRVTSARNRS; this is encoded by the coding sequence TTGCCAGACGAGGCCCAGCACCTGACCGCCGCCAAGCCCGAGTCCGCCTCGGCCGCGGCGGCGAAGCCCGCGCCGAGCGCACCGCACGCCAAGAACGACTCGCGCGGGACGGTCGAGCACGCCCAGTCCGCCCCGGTCGACAAGCCGGCCGAGCAGGCGCGCCCCAAGCCGGCCCCGCCCGAGCGCTCCACCCCGCCGGTCCGCCCGAACACCGGCCAGCCCGCGCGCTCCGGCTCCTCCAACCGCGTCCGGGCCCGCCTCGCCCGCCTCGGCGTCCAGCGCTCCAACCCGTACAACCCGGTCCTGGAGCCCCTGCTGCGCATAGTCCGCGGCAACGACCCAAAGATCGAGACCTCCACCCTCCGCCAGATCGAGAAGGCGTACCAGGTCGCCGAGCGCTGGCATCGCGGCCAGAAGCGCAAGAGCGGCGACCCGTACATCACGCACCCGCTGGCGGTCACCACCATCCTCGCCGAGCTCGGCATGGACCCGGCCACCCTCATGGCGGGCCTGCTGCACGACACCGTCGAGGACACCGAGTACGGCCTGGACCAGCTGCGCCGTGACTTCGGCGACTCCGTCGCCCTCCTCGTCGACGGCGTCACCAAGCTGGACAAGGTCAAGTTCGGCGAGGCCGCGCAGGCCGAGACCGTCCGCAAGATGGTCGTCGCCATGGCCAAGGACCCGCGCGTCCTGGTCATCAAGCTCGCCGACCGCCTGCACAACATGCGCACCATGCGCTACCTCAAGCGCGAGAAGCAGGAGAAGAAGGCGCGCGAGACCCTCGAGATCTACGCGCCGCTCGCCCACCGCCTGGGCATGAACACCATCAAGTGGGAGCTGGAGGACCTCGCCTTCGCGATCCTCTACCCCAAGATGTACGACGAGATCGTACGGCTGGTGGCCGAGCGTGCCCCGAAGCGCGACGAGTACCTGGCCATAGTGACCGACGAGGTGCAGCAGGACCTGCGCGCCGCCCGCATCAAGGCGACCGTCACCGGCCGCCCGAAGCACTACTACAGCGTCTACCAGAAGATGATCGTCCGCGGCCGTGACTTCGCGGAGATCTACGACCTGGTGGGCATCCGTGTCCTCGTCGACACGGTCCGCGACTGCTACGCCGCCCTCGGCACCGTGCACGCGCGATGGAACCCGGTCCCCGGCCGGTTCAAGGACTACATCGCGATGCCCAAGTTCAACATGTACCAGTCGCTGCACACGACGGTCATCGGCCCCAACGGCAAGCCGGTCGAACTCCAGATCCGCACGTTCGACATGCACCGCCGCGCCGAGTACGGCATCGCCGCGCACTGGAAGTACAAGCAGGAGGCCGTCGCCGGCGCCTCCAAGATCCGTACCGACGCCCCGAAGACGTCCGGCAAGGGCAAGGACGACCACCTCAACGACATGGCGTGGCTGCGCCAGCTGCTGGACTGGCAGAAGGAGACCGAGGACCCGGGCGAGTTCCTGGAGTCCCTGCGCTTCGACCTGTCCCGCAACGAGGTCTTCGTCTTCACGCCGAAGGGCGACGTCATAGCGCTGCCGGCCGGGGCCACCCCCGTCGACTTCGCGTACGCCGTCCACACCGAGGTGGGCCACCGCACCATAGGGGCACGGGTCAACGGCAGGCTCGTACCGCTCGAGTCCACCCTGGACAACGGCGACCTGGTCGAGGTCTTCACCTCCAAGGCGGCCGGCGCGGGCCCCTCCCGCGACTGGCTCGGCTTCGTGAAGTCGCCGCGCGCCCGGAACAAGATCCGGGCCTGGTTCTCCAAGGAGCGCCGCGACGAGGCGATCGAGCAGGGCAAGGACGCCATCGTGCGGGCCATGCGCAAGCAGAACCTGCCGATCCAGCGCATCCTCACCGGCGACTCGCTCGTCACGCTCGCGCACGAGATGCGCTACGCGGACATCTCCGCGCTGTACGCGGCGATCGGCGAGGGCCATGTCTCGGCGCAGAACATCGTGCAGAAGCTGGTCCAGGCGCTCGGCGGCGAGGAGGCGGCCACCGAGGAGATCGACGAGTCGGTCCCGCCGACCCGCAGCCGTCGCAAGCGCCGCTCCAGCGCCGACCCGGGCGTCATCGTCAAGGGCGTCGAGGACGTGTGGGTCAAGCTGGCCCGCTGCTGCACACCGGTGCCCGGCGACCCGATCATCGGCTTCGTGACCCGTGGCAGCGGGGTGTCGGTGCACCGCAGCGACTGCGTGAACGTCGACTCGCTGTCCCGGGAGCCCGAGCGCATCCTCGACGTCGAGTGGGCGCCGACGCAGTCCTCGGTCTTCCTGGTCGCCATCCAGGTCGAGGCGCTGGACCGCTCCCGGCTGCTGTCGGACGTCACCCGCGTCCTGTCGGACCAGCACGTCAACATCCTGTCGGCGGCCGTCCAGACCTCCCGCGACCGCGTCGCCACCTCCCGCTTCACCTTCGAGATGGGCGACCCGAAGCACCTGGGCCACGTCCTGAAGGCCGTCAGGGGAGTGGAGGGCGTCTACGACGTCTACCGCGTGACGTCGGCGCGCAACCGGTCGTAG
- a CDS encoding adenine phosphoribosyltransferase: MTDISELLLSRIRDVADYPEPGVMFKDITPLLADPAAFTALTDALAEVATRTGATKVVGLEARGFILGAPVAVRAGVGFVPVRKAGKLPGATLSQAYDLEYGSAEIEIHAEDLSASDRVLVVDDVLATGGTAEASIQLIRRAGAEVSGLAVLMELGFLPGRSRVEPALAGAPLTSLLTV; the protein is encoded by the coding sequence ATGACCGACATCAGCGAGCTGCTGCTGAGCCGTATCCGGGACGTGGCGGACTACCCGGAGCCGGGCGTGATGTTCAAGGACATCACCCCGCTCCTGGCGGACCCGGCGGCCTTCACGGCCCTCACCGACGCGCTCGCCGAGGTGGCCACCCGGACCGGGGCCACCAAGGTCGTCGGTCTGGAGGCCCGCGGCTTCATCCTCGGAGCGCCGGTCGCCGTCCGGGCCGGCGTCGGCTTCGTCCCCGTGCGCAAGGCCGGCAAGCTCCCTGGGGCGACGCTCAGCCAGGCGTACGACCTGGAGTACGGCTCGGCCGAGATCGAGATCCACGCCGAGGACCTGAGCGCGAGCGACCGCGTCCTCGTCGTCGACGACGTCCTGGCGACCGGCGGCACCGCCGAGGCCTCGATCCAGCTGATCCGCCGGGCCGGCGCCGAGGTGTCCGGCCTCGCCGTCCTGATGGAGCTGGGCTTTCTCCCCGGCCGGTCCCGTGTGGAGCCGGCGCTGGCGGGAGCCCCGCTGACCTCGCTCCTCACGGTCTGA
- the secF gene encoding protein translocase subunit SecF, which produces MSKLGNLGARLHRGEVGYDFVRNRKIWYGISILITITAIVGLAVRGLNMGIEFQGGAVFNTPKTSVSVAQAQEYAEEASGHDAIVQKLGGGDKATLRIQVAGIDTKQADKVSAELADKLGVSENDVTGELVGPSWGEQIANKAWQGLGIFLFLVVIYLAIAFEWRMAVAAFVALIHDITITVGIYALVGFEVTPGTVIGLLTILGYSLYDTVVVFDSLKEQTKDITKQTRWTYSEIANRSINGTLVRSINTTVVALLPVAGLLFIGGGFLGAGMLNDISLSLFVGLAAGAYSSIFIATPLVADLKEREPQMKALKKRVLAKRAQTAAQGPATDVETDDEVYDDGPEDAAAAVVGPRNQPASRNRGRNRPSGKRR; this is translated from the coding sequence ATGTCGAAGCTCGGCAACCTCGGCGCCCGACTGCACCGTGGCGAGGTCGGCTACGACTTCGTCCGCAACCGCAAGATCTGGTACGGCATCTCGATCCTGATCACCATCACGGCCATCGTCGGCCTGGCGGTGCGCGGCCTGAACATGGGCATCGAGTTCCAGGGCGGCGCGGTCTTCAACACCCCGAAGACCAGCGTCTCGGTGGCCCAGGCCCAGGAGTACGCGGAAGAGGCCTCCGGCCACGACGCGATCGTCCAGAAGCTCGGCGGCGGCGACAAGGCCACGCTGCGCATCCAGGTCGCGGGCATCGACACCAAGCAGGCCGACAAGGTCTCGGCGGAGCTCGCGGACAAGCTCGGCGTCTCCGAGAACGACGTCACCGGTGAGCTGGTCGGCCCGAGCTGGGGCGAGCAGATCGCCAACAAGGCCTGGCAGGGCCTCGGCATCTTCCTGTTCCTGGTCGTGATCTACCTGGCGATCGCGTTCGAGTGGCGGATGGCCGTCGCCGCGTTCGTCGCCCTGATCCACGACATCACCATCACCGTCGGCATCTACGCCCTCGTCGGCTTCGAGGTCACGCCCGGCACGGTGATCGGTCTGCTGACCATCCTCGGTTACTCGCTCTACGACACGGTCGTCGTCTTCGACAGCCTCAAGGAGCAGACGAAGGACATCACCAAGCAGACCCGCTGGACGTACAGCGAGATCGCCAACCGGTCGATCAACGGCACCCTGGTCCGCTCCATCAACACCACGGTGGTCGCGCTGCTGCCGGTGGCGGGCCTGCTGTTCATCGGCGGCGGCTTCCTCGGCGCCGGCATGCTCAACGACATCTCCCTGTCGCTGTTCGTCGGCCTCGCGGCCGGCGCGTACTCGTCGATCTTCATCGCCACGCCGCTCGTCGCCGACCTCAAGGAGCGCGAGCCGCAGATGAAGGCCCTCAAGAAGCGGGTGCTCGCCAAGCGCGCCCAGACCGCCGCCCAGGGCCCGGCCACGGACGTCGAGACCGACGACGAGGTGTACGACGACGGACCGGAGGACGCCGCCGCGGCGGTCGTCGGCCCGCGCAACCAGCCCGCGTCCCGCAACCGCGGCCGCAACCGCCCCTCGGGGAAGCGCCGATGA
- the secD gene encoding protein translocase subunit SecD, translating to MAAPKKGRKASAQSKPGRSLALILIAIAALTGGMFASGHTTPRLGIDLAGGTSITLRAEAEPGQESAINKTNMDTAVQIMERRVNGLGVSEAEVQTQGDKNIIVNIPKGTNSKQARDQVGTTAKLYFRPVLQREASGGAAQPEPSASPSGSPSASPSGSSKATDPEKSTGSATPSATATTQGRAVTDGLKADDSPSPKAGDDGDAAKLQAAYTALDCSKPAQRAKAGKDAKPADTTVACGKDGDVWTKFLLGPVAVDGTEVKDAKASFDTTRAAGWQVDMTFTGSGSKKFSNITGELSKQSSPQNEFAIVLDDEVVSHPYVQQAITGGNAQISGSFTQEEAKSLANMLSYGALPLTFSEDSVTTVTAALGGEQLHAGLIAGAIGLALVVIYLLVYYRGLSVIAILSLLVSAALTYTIMALLGPTIGFALNLPAVCGAIVAIGITADSFIVYFERVRDEIREGRTLRPAVERAWPRARRTILVSDFVSFLAAAVLFIVTVGKVQGFAFTLGLTTLLDVVVVFLFTKPLLTLLARTKFYGGGHPWSGLDPKRLGARPPLRRTRRPSAPIETKEA from the coding sequence GTGGCAGCACCTAAGAAGGGCCGTAAGGCGAGCGCCCAGAGCAAGCCAGGGCGCTCGCTGGCCCTCATCCTGATCGCCATCGCGGCGCTCACCGGAGGGATGTTCGCCTCGGGGCACACCACTCCGCGACTCGGCATCGACCTGGCCGGCGGCACGAGCATCACGCTGCGTGCGGAAGCCGAACCCGGCCAGGAATCCGCGATCAACAAGACCAACATGGACACCGCGGTCCAGATCATGGAGCGCCGCGTCAACGGTCTTGGTGTCTCGGAGGCCGAGGTACAGACCCAGGGCGACAAGAACATCATCGTCAACATCCCCAAGGGCACGAACTCCAAGCAGGCCCGGGATCAGGTCGGTACCACCGCCAAGCTCTACTTCCGCCCCGTCCTCCAGCGCGAGGCCTCCGGCGGCGCGGCGCAGCCGGAGCCCAGCGCGTCCCCCAGCGGCTCCCCGAGCGCGTCCCCCAGCGGCTCCTCGAAGGCGACGGACCCGGAGAAGTCCACCGGCTCCGCCACCCCCTCCGCGACGGCCACCACCCAGGGCCGTGCCGTCACCGACGGCCTGAAGGCGGACGACTCGCCCTCCCCGAAGGCCGGCGACGACGGTGACGCCGCCAAGCTCCAGGCCGCGTACACCGCGCTCGACTGCTCCAAGCCCGCCCAGCGCGCCAAGGCCGGCAAGGACGCCAAGCCCGCCGACACCACGGTCGCCTGCGGCAAGGACGGCGACGTCTGGACGAAGTTCCTGCTCGGCCCGGTCGCGGTCGACGGCACCGAGGTCAAGGACGCCAAGGCCTCCTTCGACACCACGCGCGCCGCCGGCTGGCAGGTCGACATGACCTTCACCGGCAGCGGCTCCAAGAAGTTCTCGAACATCACCGGCGAGCTGTCCAAGCAGAGCTCCCCGCAGAACGAGTTCGCGATCGTCCTCGACGACGAGGTGGTCTCCCACCCGTACGTCCAGCAGGCCATCACCGGCGGCAACGCGCAGATCTCCGGCAGCTTCACGCAGGAGGAGGCCAAGAGCCTCGCCAACATGCTGTCCTACGGTGCCCTGCCGCTCACGTTCAGCGAGGACAGCGTCACCACGGTGACCGCCGCCCTCGGTGGCGAGCAGCTCCACGCCGGCCTCATCGCCGGCGCCATCGGCCTCGCGCTCGTCGTGATCTACCTGCTGGTCTACTACCGCGGCCTGTCGGTCATCGCGATCCTCTCGCTGCTGGTCTCCGCGGCCCTGACCTACACGATCATGGCGCTGCTCGGCCCCACCATCGGCTTCGCGCTGAACCTGCCGGCCGTCTGCGGCGCCATCGTCGCCATCGGCATCACGGCGGACTCGTTCATCGTGTACTTCGAACGCGTCCGTGACGAGATCCGGGAAGGCCGCACCCTGCGCCCCGCCGTCGAGCGTGCCTGGCCGCGCGCCCGGCGCACCATCCTGGTCTCCGACTTCGTGTCGTTCCTCGCCGCCGCGGTGCTCTTCATCGTCACCGTCGGCAAGGTGCAGGGCTTCGCGTTCACGCTGGGCCTGACCACCCTGCTCGACGTGGTCGTGGTGTTCCTCTTCACCAAGCCGCTGCTGACGCTCCTGGCCCGCACGAAGTTCTACGGAGGCGGCCACCCGTGGTCCGGCCTCGATCCCAAGCGACTGGGCGCCCGGCCTCCGCTGCGCCGCACCCGCCGCCCCTCCGCCCCCATCGAGACGAAGGAGGCGTGA
- the yajC gene encoding preprotein translocase subunit YajC — MSLVTLLPFIVLIGAMFLMTRSAKKKQQQAADMRNQMQPGSGVRTIGGMYGTVKEVNDDTVLLDAGPGVELLFAKNAIGAVLSDDEYNRIVHGIEHDLKSDVVPDDASSLTDEPAAAASDEKSVDLGKKDETDETEEPSEIVAAEAKTEDAPKKSEGDADAK, encoded by the coding sequence GTGAGTCTCGTGACCCTCCTCCCGTTCATCGTGCTCATCGGGGCCATGTTCCTGATGACCCGGTCGGCCAAGAAGAAGCAGCAGCAGGCCGCCGACATGCGGAACCAGATGCAGCCCGGATCCGGTGTCCGCACCATCGGTGGCATGTACGGCACCGTCAAGGAGGTCAACGACGACACCGTCCTCCTCGACGCGGGCCCGGGCGTGGAGCTTCTCTTCGCCAAGAACGCCATCGGTGCCGTCCTCTCCGACGACGAGTACAACCGCATCGTCCACGGCATCGAGCACGACCTGAAGTCCGACGTCGTCCCCGACGACGCCTCCTCCCTCACCGACGAGCCCGCTGCCGCCGCCTCCGACGAGAAGTCCGTCGACCTCGGCAAGAAGGACGAGACCGACGAGACCGAGGAGCCGTCCGAGATCGTGGCCGCCGAGGCCAAGACGGAGGACGCGCCGAAGAAGTCCGAGGGCGACGCCGACGCGAAGTAG